In Crinalium epipsammum PCC 9333, the genomic window GAACGCACTAACCTCAGCAGTGCTGGTTTAGAAAGAGCAAATCTTAGTTATGCCAACTTGATGGTGGCAGATTTAACAGGTGCAAACTTAGCAAGTGCAAATATACAATGGGCAGATTTGCAATGGGCGGGGTTATTCCTAGCTGATCTGACAGGTGCAAATTTGAGCGGAGCATCATTAGAAGGAGCAGCTTTAGATTGGGCAACCCTAACTGGAACAGTTATGCCAGATCAGCACAAGGAAAATATTTTGTTTAAGCCACTTAGATTTAAATCAATTAACAATTATCAATGACCAATGACCAAAGCTTATTTTTTTAGTGCAAGGGTTAACCCATCTGCAATCGGTACTAAGCTCAAGCTAATTCTGTTATCTTGATACAAGTATTGATTAAAATCTCGGATCGCCTGAGTTTGCTTGTCCTGATCTTCAAAGTCAATAACTCGACCACTCCAAAGAACGTTATCAATAGCAATCAAACCACCTGGACGAATTAGTTGTAGCGATCGCTCATAATATGCCTGATAATTTCTCTTATCAGCATCAATAAACGCAAAATCAAAAGTTTCGGCTTCCCCATCAGCCAACAATTGATCTAAAGTTTCGATAGCTGGCGCTAATCGTAAATCAATTTTGTCAGCTACCCCGGCAGCTTGCCAATAACGTCGAGCGATCGCGGTATACTCTTCACTAACATCGCAAGCAACAACTTGTCCTGTCGGCGGTAGCATCAAAGCAACACACAGAGAACTATAACCCGTAAATACCCCAACTTCTAAGGTTTTCTTAGCTCCCAATAGTTGGATCAGCAGCGCCATGAACTGTCCTTGTTCTGGTGCTATTTGCATAACAGCACGAGGATGTTGAGCAGTTTCTTCCCGCAATTGTCTGAGAATATCTGCTTCTCGCAGGGATACAGACAGGAGATAATTATAGAGTTGTTGATCTAGACCACTTGTTTTATTTGACATTGTTTGACCAATTACCAATAATTAATTATCAATTAATAATTAACAATGACATATAACCTATGACCAAAATTGGTATTAGGTTAACAAAAGTGAGACCCGGAGAAACCAAGTGTGATTGTGCGGCTAATTGTAACTATAATTTTGTTAGCAATGCTCACAGCCTGCGGTGTTAGTGGACAAGCACCAAGTATGCAGCTTGTTGAGAAAGCTCTTATTTTTCAACTTCATCTTACCCAAAATCAGTTCACCCAGCAATTACACTCATCACATCTCAGATTTGAAATAACTCAATTACAAATCACTGATACTAAACCTCTAATAATTCAAAATTTATCTGCATACCATATTCAGGGAACTTATAACCTGATAGCCAAACTCCCACACCAAACTGTAACTCAGCAGCATAACTTGTTTGAAGTTTACTTACAACGTCAAAAAGAAGGCAAAACTTGGAGGT contains:
- a CDS encoding pentapeptide repeat-containing protein, producing MANLQHLDQLNLGVQSWNEWREQNPEIKPNLTRADLRDYDLSGANLNDTNLKAACLERTNLSSAGLERANLSYANLMVADLTGANLASANIQWADLQWAGLFLADLTGANLSGASLEGAALDWATLTGTVMPDQHKENILFKPLRFKSINNYQ
- a CDS encoding class I SAM-dependent methyltransferase, with translation MSNKTSGLDQQLYNYLLSVSLREADILRQLREETAQHPRAVMQIAPEQGQFMALLIQLLGAKKTLEVGVFTGYSSLCVALMLPPTGQVVACDVSEEYTAIARRYWQAAGVADKIDLRLAPAIETLDQLLADGEAETFDFAFIDADKRNYQAYYERSLQLIRPGGLIAIDNVLWSGRVIDFEDQDKQTQAIRDFNQYLYQDNRISLSLVPIADGLTLALKK